The Fulvivirga maritima genome segment AATAATGGCAAATATGAACTAGTAACTGATCCATATAAAGGAGAGGTGAAATGGAAGGTGTCTACTTATAACGACAAATAGAGTTATGGCAGAAAGATACCATAAGGTAGGTGTTTTGCTATGGCTAATGATGTGCGTGATAGCACATGCCGGGCAAGGGCAATATAAATATCCATTTCAAAATCCTGACTTGTCAGCAGAAGAGAGGATAGATAATGCGCTTTCTCTAATGACTTTAGAGGAAAAGGCAGCTTGCCTGGGAACAGATCCTACGGTAGAAAGACTCGGAATACGCGGAACCAGTCATATGGAAGGCTTGCACGGACTGGCTGTAGGTGGACCTGGTAAGTGGGGAAGAGACCATCCGGTTACTACTACTACTTTTCCACAGGCATATGGTTTGGCAGAATCCTGGGATCCTGGCCTGATTAAAACAGTAGCAGAAATAGAAAGCGAAGAGGCGCGGTTTATCTTTCAAAACAAGAATTATGAAAGAGGAGGATTGGTCATAAGAGCTCCAAATGCTGATTTGGGACGTGATCCTCGCTGGGGAAGAACGGAAGAGTGCTATGGTGAAGATGCCTGGTTTAATGCAAAAATGACTGTGGCTTTTGCCAAAGGTTTACAAGGAGACCATCCTAAATATTGGAAAACAGCCTCTCTCATGAAGCATTTCATGGCTAATAGTAATGAAGATGGTAGAGATAGCTCTTCATCTGACTTCGGAGAGCGATTATTTAGAGAATATTACTCTTATCCTTTTTATAAAGGCATTAAAGAAGGCGGTTCTCGTGCTTTTATGGCTGCCTATAATGCTTATTATGGCATCCCTATGGCCGTACATCCTATGCTAAAAGCAATAGCGATACAAGAGTGGGGGCAAGATGGAATCATCTGTACAGATGGCGGAGCCTTTCAAATGCTGGAGAACAGTCATCATTATTATCCTGATTTAGAAAATGCAGCAGCAGGAACGCTCAAAGCAGGAATTAATCAGTACCTCGATGACTACCAAAAAGGAGTAGAAGGAGCTTTGCAAAAAGGATATATCAAAGAAGCAGACATCGATGAGGCTCTACGTGGAGTTTTTAGAGTAATGATAAAGCTGGGCATGTGGGATCCTCAGGAAATGGTGCCTTATGCACAAATCGGAGCGAAACAAAATGAAGAGCCCTGGCTTAAAGAAGATCATAAAAAGGCGGTACGTACTGTTACCGAACGGACTATAGTTTTGCTCAAAAACGAGGAGAATACTCTCCCTTTAAAGAAGGAAGAATTAAAATCAATTGCAGTACTGGGATCAGTAGGACAGGATGTTTTTTTGGATTGGTATAGTGGTACGCCTCCTTATACCATCTCTGCTTTTGATGGGATAAAAAACTATTTGAAGGATAATGTGAATGTGTTAAAAGCAGACAGTAATGATATCGCTTCTCAAGTAGAGTTAGCTCAAAAGTCTGATTTAGCGCTATTAGTGGTAGGTAATCATCCGTATTGCAATGACCCTTCATGGAAAGTGTGTGATACCCCGAGCTTCGGTAGAGAGGCGGTAGATAGAAGGTCTCTCTCCTTGGAAGAAGAGGAACTGATAAAAAAGGTTTATGAGGTGAACCCTAATACTGTGGTGGTTCTGGTGAGTAGCTTTCCATATGCTATCAACTGGACTCAGGAAAATATACCTGCCATTATTCATATGACTCATAATAGTCAGGAAATGGGTAATGCTTTAGCTAATGTGCTTTTCGGAGAAGTAAATCCAGCAGGCAGATTGGTGCAGACCTGGCCAAAATCATTAGATCAATTGCCTCCTATGATGGACTATGATATTACCAATGGCCGCACTTATATGTATTCAAAAAAAGAGCCGTTATATCCATTTGGCTATGGCCTGAGTTACTCTTCATTTTCATATCATAACCTCGCGGTCGATCAGAAAAGTATACCTGTAGAAGGAGAGTTATCGATAGAGCTTGATGTCACTAACACAGGAAGTATTGATGGCGATGAAGTAGTTCAGCTTTATGTAAAACATATTAATTCTTCAGTAGAGAGGCCTATTAAAGAATTAAAAGGATTTGGCAGGGTGTATATTCCGGCAGGTGAAACCCGAAAGGTGGTAATTCCTTTGAAAGCACAAGATTTAGCGTATTGGGATGAGCAGAAAAAGGATTTTGTAGTAGAAAAGGATAAAATCAAGGTGATGATAGGTAGTTCGTCACAGGATATAAGGTTAGAAAAAGAAATAAGAGTACGATGATAATTTCCCAAAGGGAGATTCAAGGTAATATAAAATGAGAAGAATAGTATTAGGTATTGTAATAGTTATTAGTCTGGGAATTATTTCAGCAGCCAAGGCACAAAACGATCTTTTTCATGCTGCTGAACGGGGTTTTACCAGTTGGCTTCCAGCTCCTAATTGGGAGCATGGCTTGCTTACGGGAAATGGTACCATGGGAGCATTAGTGTTTGGAAATCCTCATGAAGAAACCATTATTTTAAGTCATGGGCAGCTTTTTTTGCCAAGAGAAAGGTCTGAACAGCTTTTTGATCAATCTTCCCGGATGGAAGAAATAAAGCAGCTGATCAAAGCAGGCAAATATGAAGAAGCGGCCAAAATCCCTGTTGATATCAGGAAAGCTGAAGGGTATGCAGATGAAAGAGATCCCTTTATTCCTGCTTTTGATCTTAAAATAACTCAAGAAGCGGCTAATATTAGTAAGTATCAGAGATCTACTGATTTTGTGACAGGTGAGGCTAAAACCACTTGGGTTGATGATTTAGGTACATTTGACCGCAGAGTTTTTGTGTCCAGAGCGGATAGTGTCATCGTACTTTCCATTACTTCTGATCATCCGATAAACTGTACTATAGGCTTTAAAAACAGGCCAGTAAATTGGGATCAATGGGCCTTTGTTGGGGGACATATTGAAGGCATGACCGCAGGTGCTAGCGAAAAATGGCTTACTTATAAGAGTAATTTTAAAAAGGAATATGAAGGCAGTATTAAGTCATATGAAGGGGTCGGTAAGCTTATATTGAAAGGAGGGGCGAGCGAAGTGCGTGGTAATGAGTTAGTAATAAAAGAGGCAGAAAAAGTGCTTTTACTTATAAAAATTGACCTTAATTATAGTAAACAACAAGACATTACAGCAGCGCTAAAAAATGCCATCAATAACTTAAAACCAGAATATCAATATTTGCTGGATAGGCATACCTCTATCCAGGGAAATATATTTTCCAGAACGAAACTAGATCTACACAGCAGTAAAGATACCAAAAGCCTGCACACAGAGGAGTTGCTTTTAAATGCAGCACAAAATGGAGTTTCGAAGGCCTTGATAGAAAAGGTTTTTGATGCGGGAAGATATAATATCATCAGTAGTACGGGAGCTAACCCTCCTAATCTTCAAGGCCTATGGTCTGGCACCTGGACGGCGCCTTGGGCTGCAGACTATACTCATGATGGCAACTTACCATCTGCTATGGCCTCTTTGATGTCCGGAAATATGCCTGAGCTTATGTCTACCTATGTTAATTATATGGAAAGATATACGCCAGAATTTGAGCACAATGCCGAGAGACTTTTTGATGCCAGGGGAGTTGTGCTTCCTGCTCATACCTCTACTTCAGGGTGGCCTACAGACTTTAGCGAAACCTGGTGCCTCACCCTTTGGACAGGTGGTGCTGGCTGGGCTGCTGATATAATGTATAATTATTATTTATACACAGGAGATAAGACCTATTTAAAGGAACACTCTTACCCATGGATGAAGAAAGTGGCTTGGTTTTATGAAGATTTTTTAACTGAGAAGAAGGATGGAAAGTATTTGTTTAACCCATCATATTCACCCGAAAATAATCCTGCAAACAATAGTTCGCAAGCAGCCATTAATGCCACCATGGATGTGATGATTGCAAAGCAACTATTGAGAAATGCAATAACAGCAGGGCGAGTATTAGGAGAGGATAAAAAGCAGCTTAAAAAGTGGGAAACTATGCTAAAAAGTATGCCTGAATACACAGTCAATGAAGAAGGCGTACTTTCAGAGTGGCTATCACCTGAACTAGAAGATAACTACAGACACAGGCATGTTTCTCAGCTCTATTCTTTGTATAACTATATGGATCCGGATATTTTGAATAAACCTATTCTAAAAGAAGGAGCAGAGAAATTAATAGAGAAGAAATTGGAGTTTAGAGAAGATGAAGGCGGCGGGGAAATGGCTTTCGGATTGGTGCAGCTAGGCCTTAGTGCAGCTCACTTAAAAGATGCAGAAAAGGCCTATGATGCTGTAAAATGGCTTTCTTCTAAATATTGGTCATCAGGAATGGGCTCTTTCCATAATGTAGGCAACCTCTTAAATACAGATATAAGTGGAGGCTTGCCAGCCGTGATTATCGAAATGCTCGTGTATGCTGAGCAAGGAAAAATTTCCCTACTTCCTGCTTTGCCAGAAGAGTGGCCAGAGGGTGAACTGTCAGGAGTTCTGTTAAGAGGGCAGGTTGAGTTGAAAAAAATGAGCTGGAATTCAAAAATGCTGGAGGTTGAGCTTTTTTCTTCTGTAGGCCAAGAGGTGATAATAGAATTACCTGAAGAAATAACTAATATACAAGCTGATGGAGTAAAAGTGAATAAGATTGGAGTAGGGAAGGTGCGATTCTTTATGCCTGCAAAGAAAGGTATCAAACTGAAATTTACGTTTTAATTTTCCATGTTTTAACTTTAAGGAGGCCGTATCACAGAAAATGATCGGCCTCTTTTTTTATACTGTTTACCTCACCGAAACAAATGGCTGCCTCGTTTGTGCATTTTCCCTCGCTTTCATCACCAGCCTAAAGCATAATTTAGTGATCGAAACTAATTATTAAACCCTGACGAAAATGAATAAAATACTTCTTATAACTACTATTGTCTTTTTTACGGCCCTGTCCTTCACTCAGGCTCAGAAGTTTGAAGGCTTGGCAGAAACCCCTCCAATGGGTTGGAACAGCTGGAATAAATTTGCCTGCGATGTAAATGAGGACTTAATAAAAGAAACAGCTGATGCCATGGTAGCGAGTGGAATGAAAGATGCTGGCTACACCTATATCGTTATTGATGACTGCTGGCATGGTGAGCGAGATAGCCTTGGTTTCATACACCCTAACAAAGAGCATTTTCCTTCTGGTATGAAAGCCCTGGTAGATTATGTCCATTCTAAAGGCTTAAAATTTGGTATTTATTCTGATGCCGGATGGCAAACCTGTGGAGGTAAACCAGGTAGCAGAGGACGAGAATATCAGGATGCCCAGACTTATGCTAGCTGGGGAGTAGATTACCTTAAATATGACTGGTGTAATACGGAAGGCCTTGCAGCTAAAGGCGCTTATTTAACCATGAGAGATGCCTTATATGAAGCCGGCAGACCTATTGTTTTTAGTATGTGCGAATGGGGTACTTATGATCCATGGGAGTGGGGAGAAGATATAGCTCATTTATGGAGAACTACAGGTGATATTTATAATTGCTTTGATTGTGAATATAATCATGGCGACTGGTCTTCATTTGGAGTATTACAAATATTGGATATGCAGGAAGGTTTAAGAAAATATGCTGGCCCTGGCCATTGGAATGATCCTGATATGATGGAAGTAGGAAATGGTATGTCTGTAAATGAAGATGAAGCACATTTCTCTTTGTGGGCTATGCTGGCATCTCCGCTAATAGCTGGGAATGATTTAAGAAATATGAGTGAGGAAACTAAAAGGATTCTTACCAATAAAGAGGTTATTGCCGTAAATCAGGATCCATTAGGTATTCAAGGCTTTAAATATCAGATGGAAGACAGTGTTTCCGTTTGGTTCAAGCCACTGCAGAATAATCAATGGGCAGTATGTTTTTTAAACAGAACTAAAGAAGAAAAAGAGATAGAATTTGACTGGAAAAATGAAATGGTGAAAGATGAAATTAATGATTTATCTCCTGATTTTTCCAGTAACGAATATAACCTGATTAACCTTTGGGATAAAAAGGATAAAAGTTCAACCAAAAAGAAGTTGAAAGCTAACCTAAAGGGACATAGTGTATTAATGTACAGATTGGAAAAGAAGAAGTAAACTCACCAAGGTGATTTTTCCGTTCAAAAGAATTTCATTTTGATAAATAACTTCATGATTATTATCTTGACTGATTATTTAAAATTCAAATGGACGGAAAATCATTATTTACACTCGTTTTTTTAATTCTTGGATGTAATCCGGCAGCTAAACTTAGCGTAGAGAATTTAAAAGAAAATCAACCTTTAGCAGAAACAGAGGGCATAATAAAAGAGTTGGCTTCTGATAAATTTAATGGTAGGAAATCAGGTCATGCTGATTTTGAATTAGCGCTGAGTTACACTGAGGGCTATTTGGAGAAGGAGGGAATTAGGCCCTATTTTGAAGAAGGCTATAGAGATGTTTTTCAAGTGAAAGGTAAGTCTACTGCCAATATCGTAGCTTTTATTGGAGATAAAGCAAAAAACAAGAAATATGTTCTCATTGGAGCGCATTTGGATCATTTGGGGCCATCACCTAGTCGTACCGATACTGTTTTTAATGGAGCTAATGATAATGCCAGTGGAGTAACTACAGTGCTGCAAATGTCTAAAGAACTAAGCAAATTGAAATTCGATTATAATGTCATTATTGCTCTCTTTGGGGCTGAGGAGGCAGGTTTGGTAGGTTCTAAACATATGGCCAAAAGGCTGAAGGAAGAAGGTATAGACTTAGCCTATATGCTCAATTTCGAAATGCTAGGTAAAACCTTAAGCACGGGAGAAAATGAGGTGTATATGACCGGGTTTAATAAATCAGATTGTGCAGCTAAAATGAATGAAATTGCAGGGAAGGAGTTTGTGAAATTTTTGCCAGTAGCTTCTACCTATGGTTTATTTCAAAGGTCTGATAATTATGCCTTTTTCAATGAGTTTAATATTCCTAGTCACACATTTTCAACCTTTGACTTCGAAAATTACAAGTATTATCATGATGAAGCAGACGAGGTGAGTGAGCTGGATTTAGAAAATATGAATACAATCATTAATAGCGCCACTTACGTGGTTGCCAAAATGCTTCAGAATAAGGTTGAACCTATTTTGGTGACGTCAGAGAAGTAAAGAATATATAAGCCCAGGCAAATCAATGGCCTGGGTTCTTTTTACATGAAGATTTCTTTCAAAAGAGGCTTTAAATCCGCCAATTGAGTAATTACCTTTCCGCCATGAGACTCGATAAAGTACTGTACTTGTAGGTTCACAGTAGAGCCTTCATTATCTGCAGATAATCTAAAATCACCTCTATAGCCAATAATGGGTTTTTCTAATGCTGTAGCGAAACCAATTTCCGCAGCTGTACCACTGTCTACATCCACACCATCAAGTATAGCCACAACACCACTGCACTCACGTATAGCCTGAGCGTTATTTGCTCCTATTACTTTATTTAACTCTGACCATTTTTGCTTTTTCTCAGGGCCATATGGCATATCCATTACAGGTTGCATGAGCTCGCGAGAAGTGAGTTTCCAGGGATCTAGGATCTCATATCCCTGTTCTTCTATTATTGGAATAATGTTTCCATACATAAAAGCTCTTCCTGCTTCAGAAAAGCCCAGCGGGGAGGCTACATATATTTTTTTTGACATAGTTAATCTTGTCTCAACGGGTTTTAAATTGAAGATATAAATATATACAAATTCGAAGATACCACTTATTCTTTAAAAATTGTTTAATTGCAAGCTGCAAAGCAGAGATCGCAAATTCATGTTTAAAGCATATTTTGAAAGTTTTAGGAGTAAAGTGCCTCTTAGTATTGAAGAAGAGGAAGTAATAGCCGGTTATCTTTCTACCCGCACAGTAAGTAAGAAGGAGTTGATATTAAATGCAGGCGAGGTATGTAATGCAGCCTTTTTTGTTTCTATCGGGTTATTGCGAGCCTTTACCATAGATGAAAATGAAAGTCAGCATACTGTTCAGTTTGCTCCGGAAGGGTGGCTCATTTCTGATCTATATAGTTTTATCACAGGAGAAAAAGGCACTTTTAATATAGAAGCCATTGAAAATTCTGAGTTGGTGGTGATTACCAGTGAGGCTCATGAGGAAATGCTGGAGGTATGCCCTAAGTATGAAAAGCTCACCCGTATCCAAATGACTAATGCTTATGTGGCATTACAGAAACGTATTAATTCCAGTGTTACAGCGGGAGTAGAGGAGCGTTACCTCAGCTTTGTGAATAGTCATTGTGATCTGGCTCAGCGTGTGCCTCAAAAAATTATAGCGTCTTATTTAGGTTTAACCCCAGAAACCTTGAGTAGGATAAAGCGCCGTTTAGCGGAAAAGGGAGAGTAATGCTCCAATTATCGCTCTACCCTTATTTCTTGATTTGAATCAAGGGCTTATGCTGCTAACTAGGGTTATCTTTGTATACAAGTTTGGCGCTTATAGTGCTCGTAGTCATAAAAGTGCCCTAAAATAGCATTCAATGCATAGAAAGGAATTTTTAAGAAATATATTAACAGGAGTAGCAGGGATGACAACTTTATCAGCTTTCAATAAATTTACTTCAGGCTTAGCAGAACAAGACTATCTAATGCCTGTATTGTTCATAGGTCATGGTTCGCCTATGAATGGAATAGAAGACAATGAGTTTTCAAGAAGGTGGGCCTCTATGGCTCAGGAAATACACAAGCCTAAAGCCGTCTTGGTAGTATCGGCTCATTGGTATACTCGCGGAACCAAAATTACAGCTATGGACTTCCCTCAAACCATACATGATTTTGGAGGATTCCCTCAAGAGCTTTTTCAAGTGCAGTATCCTGCTCCGGGTGATCCTGAGTTGGCCAAAGAAACAGTTAGTTTGTTAAAATCAACTCATGTAGAGTTAGATCATGACTGGGGCTTAGATCATGGAACCTGGACAGTAGTAAGACACATGTATCCAGATGCCAAAATACCAGTACTACAGCTCAGTATTGACTACAGTAAAGGAGCTCAGTATCATTATGAATTGGCAAAGGAACTTTATGAGTTAAGAAAAAAAGGAGTGCTTATTATCGGTAGTGGTAATATGGTTCACAACCTGAGAATGGTAGCTTGGGATAAAATTAATGATACTTATGGATATGATTGGGCGCTGGAGTTAAATGACACCTTTAAATCGCTCATTACTTCAGGAGATCATAAGCCTTTGATCAAGTATGAATCTTTGGGTAGAGCTGCTAGCCTGGCTATCCCTACTCCTGATCATTACTTCCCACTGATGTATACTTTAGGTCTAAAAACAGATAAGGATAAAGTATCGTTTTTTAATGACAGAGCGGTGGCTGGCTCCCTCACTATGACTTCAGTAAAGATCGGTTAATTGAGATGTAATGTAACAGTAGGGGTGATTTATAGGTAATAATTATTACACAAAAATACATCAAAGGGAGGATTTAACATATGACCTCCCTTTTTGCAACAAATAAACACCTTTCACTAGATAGATTTTCTGCATTTTTGAGAACTATTTAACTGTTAACAAATTTACAACTCATGAATATTTTTATACGATTTTCAAGGGCGGCTTTGCTATTGTGCATGGTGGCCTGTACTACTGTAGAAACTACGGAGGTATCAGAAAAGGAAGAGCCTAAAAATCCTTTGATGCTTCATGAAAAGGAGATTGATGATCTCATAAGCAAAATGACATTGGAAGAAAAAGTGGGAATGATCCACGCTAGCTCTTCTTTTACTTCTGGTGGAGTAGAGCGGTTAGGTATCCCTGAACTTACCATGTCAGATGGTCCTCACGGAGTAAGACCTGAGCATGGCCGTGACTGGGCATTAGATAATGAAGGAACTGACTCTGCCAGCTATCTTCCAGCAAGCATCACTTTGGCTTCTACCTGGAATCCTGAACTAGGTTACGCCTATGGAGAGGTATTAGGTAGTGAGGCCAATAAGAGAGGCAAAGATGTGATTCTTGGTCCTGGTATTAATATTATGAGAACGCCGCTTAACGGACGTAACTTCGAATACCAAGGTGAAGACCCTTATCTGGTTTCTAAAATGGCTGTGGGATATATCCGCGGAGTGCAAGATCAAGGTGTTGCAGCATCTTTAAAACATTATCTTGCTAATAATCAGGAAATAAAAAGATCTTCAATTAATGTGGAGATGAGCGAAAGAGCCCTTAGAGAAATCTATCTGCCTGGATTTGAAGCAGCAGTAAAAGAAGGTAATGTTTATACTGTTATGGGTTCATATAATCAGTTTAGAGGTCAATTTGCAACTCATAATGAATACCTAATTAATGATGTGTTGAAAGATGAGTGGGGTTTCAAAGGTCTTGTAATGAGTGACTGGGGAGCTGTTCATGATACTAAACAGGCATTGGAATATGGTACTGATATAGAAATGGGAACTGATCTTAATCAAATGCCTAATATTGATTACTCTAAATTTTTCATGGGAGATACTGTACTCACTTTAGTAGAAAATGGAACTATAGATGAAGCTCTTATTGATGATAAAGTTCGTCGTATCCTTAGAGTAATGTATGCTACTCATATGTTTGACGAAAGACCAGGTGGTAGCATCAATACACCTGCCCATCAGAAAACTGCTGAAAAAGTAGCTGAAGAAGGAATTGTATTATTAAAAAATGATGGATTCTTGCCGCTAAGCAAAGAGGTGAAGAAGATAGCCGTTATTGGTGCTAATGCAGATTACAGCATGTCAATGGGCGGAGGCAGTAGCCAGGTAAGAGCGATACATGAAATTACACCATTAAAAGGAATCAAAGCCGTGGTAGGAGATAAAGTAGAGATTACTTATGCCCCAGGTTTTGAAATATCTAAAGAAGAAGCTGTAAATGAAACTTTAGTGGCAGAAGCTGTTAAAGCAGCTGCGGAAGCTGATTATGTAGTATATGTTGGAGGCTGGAATCACGGTTTTGGAACAGACTGGAATGCTGGACGCTATGACATGGAAGGCGTAGATAAACCCAGCTTAAAAATGCCTGTTCAGCAAGATGAATTGATCAAAAAAGTAATTGCTGCTAACCCTAAAACAGCAGTAGTGCTAATGGGAGGTGGAGCTATGGATGTGAGCCAGTGGTTGGCTGATGTTCCTGCTATTTTGTTTGCCGGATACCCTGGGATGGAAGGAGGAACAGCATTGGCTAAAATCCTCTTCGGAGATGCTAACCCTTCAGGTAAACTTACTTTCACATTCCCTAAGTCATTAGAAGATTCTCCAGCTCATGCTATGGGTGAGTATCCTGGTGACGCTGACACTTTAAATGTTCATTATAATGAAGGTGTGTTTGTAGGTTACAGATATAATGATACTTATAATGTGGAACCTCAATTTGCGTTTGGTCACGGATTGTCTTATACTACTTTTGAATTGAAGGATCTTAAAATATCTAAAACAGGAAATACTTTAGTTGGTAATGTAACCGTAAGCAATACTGGTGATAAAGAAGGCGCAGAAGTAGTGCAGATTTATGTTCATGATGTAGAATCATCAGTAAAAAGACCGGTGAAAGAATTAAAGGCCTTCGAAAAAGTATCATTAAAACCTGGAGAGAGTAAAAACATCACTTTCCAACTAAATGAAGATGCTTTCAAGTATTACGATGAAGCTAAACACGGCTGGATTTTAGAAGCAGGAGATTTTGAAATTTGGGTTGGAAGTGCTTCTGATGATATTCAATTGAAGGAAACCGTTACTATGTAACAGGATATATTTATAAATAATTGAAAAATAGAAAAGAGGTCATAACTCGCGAGAGTATGACCTCTTTTTTATATCTAAAGATTATAGATTTGTAATTGTGTATCTATTTCCATCTTTTACTACTCTTAAGTAATCTACTACCGCACCTTTATCACTGGATAAAAAGTAGCTCTCATATAGCATATTTTCGTTAGCATCTATTCCATTTAAGTAAAGAGAGTAATCCACTCGGTCTTTGGAATTATAAAGTTCTACTTTAATTGTATAAGCACCATCGCCATAGTAGCTTAAAATGGAAACATCTTCAAAGCCATACCCTGCTGAACTAGCGATTTCCTCAGTACCTTTATA includes the following:
- a CDS encoding Crp/Fnr family transcriptional regulator; amino-acid sequence: MFKAYFESFRSKVPLSIEEEEVIAGYLSTRTVSKKELILNAGEVCNAAFFVSIGLLRAFTIDENESQHTVQFAPEGWLISDLYSFITGEKGTFNIEAIENSELVVITSEAHEEMLEVCPKYEKLTRIQMTNAYVALQKRINSSVTAGVEERYLSFVNSHCDLAQRVPQKIIASYLGLTPETLSRIKRRLAEKGE
- a CDS encoding glycoside hydrolase family 3 C-terminal domain-containing protein, translating into MAERYHKVGVLLWLMMCVIAHAGQGQYKYPFQNPDLSAEERIDNALSLMTLEEKAACLGTDPTVERLGIRGTSHMEGLHGLAVGGPGKWGRDHPVTTTTFPQAYGLAESWDPGLIKTVAEIESEEARFIFQNKNYERGGLVIRAPNADLGRDPRWGRTEECYGEDAWFNAKMTVAFAKGLQGDHPKYWKTASLMKHFMANSNEDGRDSSSSDFGERLFREYYSYPFYKGIKEGGSRAFMAAYNAYYGIPMAVHPMLKAIAIQEWGQDGIICTDGGAFQMLENSHHYYPDLENAAAGTLKAGINQYLDDYQKGVEGALQKGYIKEADIDEALRGVFRVMIKLGMWDPQEMVPYAQIGAKQNEEPWLKEDHKKAVRTVTERTIVLLKNEENTLPLKKEELKSIAVLGSVGQDVFLDWYSGTPPYTISAFDGIKNYLKDNVNVLKADSNDIASQVELAQKSDLALLVVGNHPYCNDPSWKVCDTPSFGREAVDRRSLSLEEEELIKKVYEVNPNTVVVLVSSFPYAINWTQENIPAIIHMTHNSQEMGNALANVLFGEVNPAGRLVQTWPKSLDQLPPMMDYDITNGRTYMYSKKEPLYPFGYGLSYSSFSYHNLAVDQKSIPVEGELSIELDVTNTGSIDGDEVVQLYVKHINSSVERPIKELKGFGRVYIPAGETRKVVIPLKAQDLAYWDEQKKDFVVEKDKIKVMIGSSSQDIRLEKEIRVR
- a CDS encoding M28 family metallopeptidase, which translates into the protein MDGKSLFTLVFLILGCNPAAKLSVENLKENQPLAETEGIIKELASDKFNGRKSGHADFELALSYTEGYLEKEGIRPYFEEGYRDVFQVKGKSTANIVAFIGDKAKNKKYVLIGAHLDHLGPSPSRTDTVFNGANDNASGVTTVLQMSKELSKLKFDYNVIIALFGAEEAGLVGSKHMAKRLKEEGIDLAYMLNFEMLGKTLSTGENEVYMTGFNKSDCAAKMNEIAGKEFVKFLPVASTYGLFQRSDNYAFFNEFNIPSHTFSTFDFENYKYYHDEADEVSELDLENMNTIINSATYVVAKMLQNKVEPILVTSEK
- a CDS encoding glycosyl hydrolase family 95 catalytic domain-containing protein, yielding MRRIVLGIVIVISLGIISAAKAQNDLFHAAERGFTSWLPAPNWEHGLLTGNGTMGALVFGNPHEETIILSHGQLFLPRERSEQLFDQSSRMEEIKQLIKAGKYEEAAKIPVDIRKAEGYADERDPFIPAFDLKITQEAANISKYQRSTDFVTGEAKTTWVDDLGTFDRRVFVSRADSVIVLSITSDHPINCTIGFKNRPVNWDQWAFVGGHIEGMTAGASEKWLTYKSNFKKEYEGSIKSYEGVGKLILKGGASEVRGNELVIKEAEKVLLLIKIDLNYSKQQDITAALKNAINNLKPEYQYLLDRHTSIQGNIFSRTKLDLHSSKDTKSLHTEELLLNAAQNGVSKALIEKVFDAGRYNIISSTGANPPNLQGLWSGTWTAPWAADYTHDGNLPSAMASLMSGNMPELMSTYVNYMERYTPEFEHNAERLFDARGVVLPAHTSTSGWPTDFSETWCLTLWTGGAGWAADIMYNYYLYTGDKTYLKEHSYPWMKKVAWFYEDFLTEKKDGKYLFNPSYSPENNPANNSSQAAINATMDVMIAKQLLRNAITAGRVLGEDKKQLKKWETMLKSMPEYTVNEEGVLSEWLSPELEDNYRHRHVSQLYSLYNYMDPDILNKPILKEGAEKLIEKKLEFREDEGGGEMAFGLVQLGLSAAHLKDAEKAYDAVKWLSSKYWSSGMGSFHNVGNLLNTDISGGLPAVIIEMLVYAEQGKISLLPALPEEWPEGELSGVLLRGQVELKKMSWNSKMLEVELFSSVGQEVIIELPEEITNIQADGVKVNKIGVGKVRFFMPAKKGIKLKFTF
- a CDS encoding glycoside hydrolase family 27 protein, with protein sequence MNKILLITTIVFFTALSFTQAQKFEGLAETPPMGWNSWNKFACDVNEDLIKETADAMVASGMKDAGYTYIVIDDCWHGERDSLGFIHPNKEHFPSGMKALVDYVHSKGLKFGIYSDAGWQTCGGKPGSRGREYQDAQTYASWGVDYLKYDWCNTEGLAAKGAYLTMRDALYEAGRPIVFSMCEWGTYDPWEWGEDIAHLWRTTGDIYNCFDCEYNHGDWSSFGVLQILDMQEGLRKYAGPGHWNDPDMMEVGNGMSVNEDEAHFSLWAMLASPLIAGNDLRNMSEETKRILTNKEVIAVNQDPLGIQGFKYQMEDSVSVWFKPLQNNQWAVCFLNRTKEEKEIEFDWKNEMVKDEINDLSPDFSSNEYNLINLWDKKDKSSTKKKLKANLKGHSVLMYRLEKKK
- a CDS encoding nucleoside 2-deoxyribosyltransferase, which codes for MSKKIYVASPLGFSEAGRAFMYGNIIPIIEEQGYEILDPWKLTSRELMQPVMDMPYGPEKKQKWSELNKVIGANNAQAIRECSGVVAILDGVDVDSGTAAEIGFATALEKPIIGYRGDFRLSADNEGSTVNLQVQYFIESHGGKVITQLADLKPLLKEIFM
- the ygiD gene encoding 4,5-DOPA dioxygenase extradiol, translating into MTTLSAFNKFTSGLAEQDYLMPVLFIGHGSPMNGIEDNEFSRRWASMAQEIHKPKAVLVVSAHWYTRGTKITAMDFPQTIHDFGGFPQELFQVQYPAPGDPELAKETVSLLKSTHVELDHDWGLDHGTWTVVRHMYPDAKIPVLQLSIDYSKGAQYHYELAKELYELRKKGVLIIGSGNMVHNLRMVAWDKINDTYGYDWALELNDTFKSLITSGDHKPLIKYESLGRAASLAIPTPDHYFPLMYTLGLKTDKDKVSFFNDRAVAGSLTMTSVKIG